The following coding sequences are from one Streptomyces sp. NBC_01232 window:
- a CDS encoding RNA polymerase sigma factor, producing MRSPRHETGPPDLTTPEGFAAFYEEHIDAVLGFVTRRVADPHLAADLTADIFLAAMGSAGTYRGHRGAPVAWLFGIARNILSGHARGLARESGALARLSGRRLLDEQDVAALEERIDAERAFRDLTERHAALSEPLRAALDLVVIDQLTPAEAAQALGVTQATVRVRLHRARRALRGPDPVAEPQLEAAR from the coding sequence GTGCGCAGCCCACGACACGAGACCGGACCGCCGGATCTCACCACGCCCGAGGGGTTCGCGGCCTTCTACGAGGAGCACATCGACGCCGTCCTCGGCTTCGTCACCCGCCGGGTCGCCGACCCGCACCTGGCGGCCGACCTGACGGCGGACATCTTTCTCGCGGCGATGGGATCGGCCGGGACCTACCGGGGCCACAGGGGAGCCCCGGTCGCCTGGCTGTTCGGCATCGCCCGCAACATCCTGTCGGGGCACGCCCGGGGGCTGGCCCGCGAGAGCGGAGCACTGGCCCGGCTGAGCGGGCGCCGCCTCCTCGACGAGCAGGACGTCGCCGCGCTGGAGGAACGCATCGACGCCGAGCGGGCCTTCCGCGACCTGACAGAGCGCCACGCGGCCCTCTCCGAGCCACTGCGCGCCGCGCTCGACCTGGTCGTGATCGACCAGCTCACCCCGGCCGAGGCCGCGCAGGCCCTCGGCGTCACCCAGGCGACGGTCCGCGTCCGCCTGCACCGGGCCCGGCGCGCGCTGCGCGGCCCGGACCCCGTCGCCGAACCCCAGTTGGAGGCAGCCCGATGA
- a CDS encoding HEAT repeat domain-containing protein gives MFEPVIAPSGTLLGLLQRGRGDGTLHALAAPRAQALEALNQCVLRDPRQDWQVENRSLYYARLYLDLAGPLGEIEAHLFGADDLVDEEDHRTGLALSVLGHLASYGRDDALMLLRRYAATGANWAWALDELALRDDDHGLRSLAAPVLARFPATAEGEARLAAAVRDAYEPRPWCLWEETPQYGERLRAARQQGSFDRWQRQMTPSGPRPGWGVQAVFDWAADGLRRGTPLHVPAARCLAAVAQPEDRSAILAAAAGADGEAARATALHHLVLAEPGNPAVLDLIEAAADEPAVAAYERMCGPEAVERARRWIHRPDALGEAAAAVLAARGGAEDAALVLGALRSTVRGAGPDNPRLFALVDGAGRLAVGCAAPVLRHIYRETASSHLRGRAARALASTDPTFAAGFAVECLWDCEETTREVAARHAETADARVAPRLRRLAADPAEEEDVQSAVRSRITPESAV, from the coding sequence ATGTTCGAACCAGTCATAGCGCCGAGCGGTACCCTGCTCGGGCTCCTTCAGCGGGGCCGTGGCGACGGCACGCTGCACGCACTCGCGGCACCGAGGGCCCAGGCCCTCGAGGCCCTCAACCAGTGCGTGCTCCGCGATCCGCGCCAGGACTGGCAGGTCGAGAACCGCTCCCTGTACTACGCCCGGCTGTACCTGGACCTCGCCGGTCCGCTGGGCGAGATCGAGGCCCACCTCTTCGGCGCCGACGACCTCGTCGACGAGGAGGACCACCGCACGGGCCTCGCCCTGTCCGTCCTGGGCCACCTGGCCTCGTACGGCCGCGACGACGCGCTCATGCTGCTGCGCCGTTACGCGGCCACCGGGGCGAACTGGGCCTGGGCACTCGACGAGCTCGCCCTGCGCGACGACGACCACGGACTGCGGTCCCTGGCCGCGCCCGTCCTCGCCCGCTTCCCCGCCACGGCGGAGGGCGAGGCGCGGCTGGCCGCCGCCGTCCGCGATGCCTACGAGCCCCGCCCGTGGTGCCTGTGGGAGGAGACCCCCCAGTACGGCGAGCGCCTGCGCGCCGCCCGTCAGCAGGGCTCCTTCGACCGCTGGCAGCGACAGATGACCCCGAGCGGGCCCCGTCCCGGCTGGGGCGTCCAGGCCGTCTTCGACTGGGCCGCCGACGGCCTGCGCCGCGGCACGCCGCTGCACGTCCCCGCAGCCCGCTGCCTGGCCGCCGTGGCCCAGCCCGAGGACCGCTCCGCGATCCTCGCGGCCGCCGCCGGCGCCGACGGCGAGGCCGCCCGGGCCACCGCCCTGCACCACCTGGTCCTCGCCGAGCCGGGCAACCCGGCCGTCCTGGACCTCATCGAGGCCGCCGCCGACGAGCCCGCCGTGGCCGCCTACGAGCGCATGTGCGGCCCCGAGGCCGTCGAACGGGCCCGACGCTGGATCCACCGACCCGACGCCCTGGGAGAGGCCGCCGCGGCCGTCCTGGCCGCCCGCGGCGGAGCCGAGGACGCGGCCCTGGTCCTGGGAGCCCTGCGCTCCACGGTCCGCGGCGCCGGCCCGGACAACCCGCGCCTGTTCGCCCTGGTGGACGGAGCCGGCCGGCTCGCCGTCGGCTGCGCGGCCCCCGTGCTGCGCCACATCTACCGCGAGACGGCCTCCTCCCACCTGCGCGGCCGGGCCGCACGGGCCCTCGCCAGCACCGACCCCACCTTCGCAGCGGGCTTCGCCGTCGAATGCCTGTGGGACTGCGAGGAGACCACCCGCGAGGTGGCCGCCCGCCATGCCGAAACGGCCGACGCCCGCGTGGCGCCCCGGCTGCGCCGCCTGGCCGCCGATCCGGCGGAGGAGGAGGACGTCCAGTCGGCCGTCCGCAGCCGCATCACCCCGGAATCGGCCGTGTAG
- a CDS encoding ankyrin repeat domain-containing protein, with protein MSEHAAEGSGSQDVPDEDVIELATKIFDLARQGDTGALAAYLDAGVPANLTNDRGDTLVMLAAYHGHADAVSALLARGAEADRANDRGQTPLAGAVFKGEEAVIRALLAGGADPNAGTPSAVDTARMFAKADLLELFGAK; from the coding sequence ATGAGCGAGCACGCCGCAGAGGGCTCCGGCTCCCAGGACGTCCCCGACGAGGACGTCATCGAGCTGGCCACCAAGATCTTCGACCTCGCCCGCCAGGGTGACACCGGGGCGCTCGCCGCCTACCTCGACGCCGGGGTCCCGGCGAACCTCACCAACGACCGCGGCGACACCCTCGTCATGCTCGCCGCCTACCACGGCCACGCCGACGCCGTGTCGGCCCTGCTGGCCCGCGGCGCCGAGGCCGATCGCGCCAATGACCGCGGCCAGACCCCGCTCGCCGGCGCCGTCTTCAAGGGCGAGGAGGCCGTCATCCGCGCCCTGCTCGCCGGAGGGGCCGATCCGAATGCCGGAACCCCCTCCGCCGTGGACACTGCGCGCATGTTCGCCAAGGCCGACCTGCTGGAACTTTTCGGAGCCAAGTAG
- a CDS encoding ATP-binding protein: protein MARRPLPRILSSGTASLTRGRDLARTAADSATDVLHPLLVIGRGLRILAASGRRRWSETPKDKRGPALFLGAACVLVVALVPYGPLLALITLMAAAAWHGRDRTPAKTGPSDAETERLGSLYEALVPYFSIPEDPNPLFAHGGDWDKAFSGYEFDEAGRITRLHIRYPAYFTDGEATSRARIETLLHAKSGRGREYLFDWDEEGNQLDLRVLAALPTCIAAQPFVTSPGETVLGFTDAGGVQRTLPVLEGDEPRDVPPVIWRTGPRSTEPHLLAVGQPGSGTSTLMRSVALQALRQGGDVLIVDGGGSGEYSCLSGRSGVLAVECGPTGAQATLEWAAQETERRLIATHRAREVGRPAPEDTRRPLWILLDQPSVLAHLAVAEGGPDLLAQLQVPLRHGRPAHVTVVVAEQFGHLELLHDAVWQHTRARVVLGPAAVQQVADVLGLPPHTTPTAQVPPGRGYARLGTGPVHRLQVPATPDPYDEATHPAYRQAVLELLPERQQGPDRVASATSLQAQALDPQPGVAAEAP, encoded by the coding sequence GTGGCCCGGCGCCCACTTCCCCGCATCCTCAGCAGCGGCACCGCGTCGCTGACCCGGGGCCGCGACCTCGCTCGCACGGCTGCCGACAGCGCCACGGACGTCCTCCATCCGCTCCTCGTCATCGGACGCGGCCTGCGCATCCTGGCCGCGTCCGGACGGCGCCGGTGGTCCGAGACCCCCAAGGACAAGCGTGGTCCCGCGCTGTTCCTGGGAGCCGCCTGCGTCCTCGTGGTCGCGCTCGTCCCCTACGGTCCGCTGCTCGCCCTGATCACCCTCATGGCGGCGGCGGCCTGGCACGGCCGCGACCGCACCCCGGCGAAGACCGGACCCAGCGATGCCGAGACCGAACGGCTCGGTTCCCTCTACGAAGCCCTCGTGCCGTACTTCTCCATTCCGGAGGACCCGAATCCGCTCTTCGCCCACGGCGGGGACTGGGACAAGGCCTTCAGCGGCTACGAGTTCGACGAGGCGGGCCGCATCACCCGGCTCCACATCCGCTACCCGGCCTACTTCACCGACGGCGAGGCCACCTCACGGGCCCGGATCGAAACACTGCTGCACGCCAAGTCCGGGCGCGGACGGGAGTATCTCTTCGACTGGGACGAGGAGGGCAACCAGCTCGACCTGAGGGTGCTGGCGGCGCTGCCGACGTGCATCGCCGCCCAGCCGTTCGTCACCTCCCCCGGCGAGACCGTGCTCGGCTTCACCGACGCGGGCGGCGTGCAGCGCACCCTGCCCGTCCTGGAGGGCGACGAGCCCCGGGACGTACCGCCGGTGATCTGGCGCACCGGGCCCCGCTCCACCGAGCCCCACCTGCTCGCCGTCGGCCAGCCCGGCAGCGGCACCTCGACCCTGATGCGCTCCGTCGCCCTGCAGGCCCTGCGGCAGGGGGGCGACGTACTGATCGTCGACGGCGGCGGCAGCGGCGAGTACTCCTGTCTGTCCGGCCGGTCCGGCGTCCTCGCCGTCGAATGCGGACCGACCGGGGCGCAGGCCACCCTGGAATGGGCTGCGCAGGAGACCGAACGGCGGCTCATCGCCACCCACCGGGCCCGGGAGGTCGGACGGCCCGCGCCCGAGGACACCCGGCGGCCCCTGTGGATCCTGCTGGACCAGCCGAGCGTGCTGGCCCACCTCGCCGTCGCCGAGGGCGGCCCCGACCTGCTGGCCCAGCTGCAGGTGCCCCTGCGGCACGGCCGGCCAGCCCACGTCACGGTGGTGGTGGCCGAGCAGTTCGGGCACCTGGAACTGCTGCACGACGCCGTCTGGCAGCACACCCGCGCCCGCGTCGTGCTCGGGCCCGCCGCCGTCCAGCAGGTCGCGGACGTACTGGGGCTGCCGCCGCACACCACCCCGACGGCCCAGGTACCGCCGGGCCGCGGGTACGCCCGGCTCGGCACCGGGCCCGTGCACCGCTTGCAGGTGCCCGCCACGCCGGACCCGTACGACGAGGCCACGCACCCGGCGTACCGCCAGGCCGTGCTGGAACTGCTGCCGGAACGGCAGCAGGGCCCGGACCGCGTCGCCTCGGCCACGTCGCTGCAGGCGCAGGCCCTCGACCCGCAGCCGGGGGTCGCGGCGGAGGCCCCGTAG
- a CDS encoding SCO1417 family MocR-like transcription factor: MAEWTSAVGAAQLARLITSQQERPGVPGARKLPAYRTLADGIRLLVLEGRVPVAARLPAERELAVALSFSRTTVAAAYEALRGEGFLESRRGSGSWTSVPAGNPLPARGLEPLPPESLGSMIDLGCAALPAPEPWLTKAVQGALEELPPYAHTHGDYPAGLPALRRMLADRYTEQGIPTMPEQIMVTTGAMGAIDAICSLFAGRGERIAVESPSYANILQLMRAAGVRLVPVAMADGLSGWDMDVWRQVLRDSAPRLAYVVADFHNPTGALASEDQRRAMVEAARSAGTVLVADETMLELQLDPDLEMPRPVCSFDPAGSTVITVGSASKAFWAGMRIGWVRAAPDVIRSLVAARAYADLGTPVLEQLAVNWLMRTGGWQEAVGIRREQARENRDALVTAVRRELPDWEFEVPRGGLTLWARAGGLSGSRLAEVGERVGVRVPSGPRFGVDGAFEGYVRLPFTVGGPVADEAASRLAAAALLVGTGAGGSGAEPPRTFVA; encoded by the coding sequence ATGGCCGAATGGACCTCAGCGGTCGGTGCCGCACAGCTCGCCCGCCTGATCACCTCCCAGCAGGAGCGGCCCGGCGTCCCCGGGGCGCGCAAGCTCCCCGCCTACCGGACCCTCGCCGACGGCATCCGCCTCCTGGTCCTGGAGGGCCGCGTCCCGGTCGCCGCCCGGCTGCCCGCCGAGCGGGAACTGGCCGTCGCCCTGTCGTTCAGCCGCACCACCGTCGCCGCGGCGTACGAGGCCCTGCGCGGCGAGGGGTTCCTGGAGTCCCGCCGCGGCTCCGGCAGCTGGACCTCCGTACCGGCCGGCAATCCGCTGCCCGCCCGCGGCCTGGAGCCGCTGCCGCCCGAGTCGCTCGGTTCGATGATCGACCTCGGCTGCGCCGCCCTGCCGGCCCCCGAGCCCTGGCTCACCAAGGCCGTCCAGGGCGCCCTGGAGGAGCTGCCCCCGTACGCGCACACCCACGGGGACTACCCGGCGGGCCTCCCCGCGCTGCGCCGGATGCTCGCGGACCGCTACACCGAGCAGGGCATTCCGACCATGCCCGAGCAGATCATGGTCACCACGGGCGCGATGGGCGCCATCGACGCGATCTGCAGCCTCTTCGCCGGTCGCGGTGAGCGGATCGCGGTCGAGTCCCCCTCCTACGCCAACATCCTCCAGCTGATGCGCGCCGCCGGCGTCCGGCTCGTCCCCGTGGCGATGGCCGACGGGCTCAGCGGCTGGGACATGGACGTCTGGCGGCAGGTGCTGCGCGATTCGGCCCCCCGTCTCGCCTACGTGGTCGCCGACTTCCACAACCCGACCGGGGCACTGGCCTCCGAGGACCAGCGACGCGCCATGGTCGAGGCCGCCCGGTCGGCGGGCACCGTCCTGGTCGCCGACGAGACCATGCTGGAGCTCCAGCTGGACCCGGACCTGGAGATGCCCCGCCCGGTGTGCTCCTTCGACCCGGCGGGCAGCACGGTCATCACCGTGGGCTCCGCCAGCAAGGCCTTCTGGGCGGGCATGCGGATCGGCTGGGTCCGCGCGGCCCCCGACGTGATCCGCAGTCTGGTCGCCGCCCGCGCCTACGCCGACCTGGGCACCCCGGTGCTGGAACAGCTCGCGGTGAACTGGCTGATGCGGACCGGGGGCTGGCAGGAGGCCGTCGGGATCCGCCGCGAGCAGGCCCGGGAGAACCGCGACGCGCTGGTCACGGCGGTGCGCCGGGAGCTGCCGGACTGGGAGTTCGAGGTCCCCCGGGGCGGGCTGACCTTGTGGGCCCGCGCGGGCGGGCTCTCCGGCTCGCGGCTGGCCGAGGTGGGGGAGCGGGTCGGCGTACGGGTCCCCTCGGGGCCGCGGTTCGGCGTGGACGGGGCCTTCGAGGGCTACGTCCGGCTGCCGTTCACGGTGGGCGGGCCGGTGGCCGACGAGGCCGCCTCCCGGCTGGCGGCGGCGGCCCTCCTGGTCGGCACCGGGGCGGGCGGCAGCGGCGCGGAGCCGCCGCGCACCTTCGTGGCGTAG
- a CDS encoding glycerophosphodiester phosphodiesterase family protein — protein sequence MTHARLRHPYLDHPAPIPFAHRGGAADGLENTAAAFRRAAEAGYRYFETDVHATADGKLVAFHDSTLDRVTDGRGRIAELPWKQVREARVAGTEPLPLFEELLEEFPDARWNIDIKAESALHPLVNLIARAGLWDRVCVGSFSESRVARAQRIAGPRLATSYGVRGVVGLRLRSYAIPAALRVGAVAAQVPETQAGIRVVDRRFVRTAHERGLQVHVWTVNEPERMEALLDLGVDGIMTDRIDILRTVLDQRGAWA from the coding sequence GTGACGCACGCACGCCTTCGCCATCCGTATCTGGACCACCCGGCTCCGATCCCCTTCGCGCACCGGGGCGGTGCCGCGGACGGGCTCGAGAACACCGCCGCCGCCTTCCGCAGGGCCGCCGAGGCGGGCTACCGGTACTTCGAGACCGATGTCCACGCCACGGCCGACGGGAAACTGGTCGCCTTCCACGACTCCACGCTGGACCGGGTCACCGACGGCCGCGGCCGGATCGCCGAGCTGCCCTGGAAGCAGGTCCGCGAGGCGCGCGTGGCGGGCACCGAGCCGCTGCCGCTCTTCGAGGAGCTGCTCGAGGAGTTCCCGGACGCCCGCTGGAACATCGACATCAAGGCCGAGTCGGCGCTGCACCCGCTGGTCAACCTGATCGCGCGGGCCGGGCTCTGGGACCGGGTCTGCGTGGGGTCCTTCTCGGAGAGCCGGGTGGCCCGCGCCCAGAGGATCGCCGGCCCCCGGCTGGCGACCTCCTACGGGGTGCGCGGGGTGGTCGGCCTGCGGCTGCGCTCGTACGCGATTCCCGCGGCGCTGCGCGTGGGCGCGGTGGCGGCGCAGGTTCCGGAGACCCAGGCGGGCATCCGTGTGGTCGACCGCCGGTTCGTACGCACCGCACACGAGCGGGGACTCCAGGTACACGTCTGGACCGTGAACGAACCGGAACGTATGGAGGCTCTCCTCGACCTGGGTGTCGATGGCATCATGACCGACCGGATCGACATCTTGCGCACGGTGCTGGATCAACGCGGGGCCTGGGCCTGA
- a CDS encoding MFS transporter — translation MSAEDSSRTEEAEPGAEDGRTTAAGKGTAGATAESVATAERKREQRGWYFYDFAVSVYSASVLTVFLGPYLTELAKAAADPEGFVYPLGIPVRAGAFFAYSVSASVILAVLMMPIVGAVADRTGRKKPMLAAAAYTGAAATTGMFFLGGERYLLGGLLLVVANASLSVSMVLYNAYLPQISTPEERDTVSSRGWAFGYTAGSVMLVVNLVLFMGHDSFGLTKGEAVRICLASAGLWWGAFALIPLRRLRDRAVVRDPGAAPPVSGWKQLIATLKDMRRYPLTLSFLLAYLIYNDGVQTVISQASIYGKEELQLEQGTLIGAVLLVQILAVAGALGMGRLARIYGAKRTILGSLAAWAVTLAAGYFLPARTPVWFFALAAMIGLVLGGSQALSRSLFSHLVPAGKEAEYFSAYEMSDRGLSWVGPLVFGLTYQLTGSYRDAIISLVVFFALGFVLLARVPVRRAVEAAGNPVPERI, via the coding sequence ATGAGTGCGGAAGACAGCAGCAGGACCGAGGAAGCGGAACCCGGGGCGGAGGACGGCAGAACGACGGCCGCGGGGAAGGGCACTGCGGGCGCGACGGCCGAATCCGTGGCGACCGCCGAGCGCAAGCGCGAGCAGCGGGGCTGGTACTTCTACGACTTCGCCGTCTCCGTCTACTCGGCGAGCGTCCTGACCGTCTTCCTCGGGCCCTACCTGACGGAGCTGGCCAAGGCCGCGGCGGACCCCGAGGGCTTCGTCTACCCGCTGGGCATCCCGGTGCGCGCCGGGGCCTTCTTCGCCTACTCGGTCTCGGCCTCGGTGATCCTGGCCGTGCTGATGATGCCGATCGTGGGCGCCGTCGCCGACCGGACGGGGCGCAAGAAGCCGATGCTGGCGGCGGCCGCGTACACCGGAGCCGCGGCGACGACCGGAATGTTCTTCCTGGGCGGGGAGCGCTACCTGCTGGGCGGTCTGCTGCTCGTCGTGGCGAACGCCTCGCTGTCGGTCTCGATGGTGCTCTACAACGCCTACCTGCCGCAGATCTCCACCCCCGAGGAGCGCGACACCGTCTCCTCGCGGGGCTGGGCGTTCGGCTACACCGCGGGCTCCGTGATGCTGGTGGTGAACCTGGTCCTCTTCATGGGCCATGACTCCTTCGGCCTCACGAAGGGCGAAGCGGTCCGGATCTGCCTGGCCTCGGCGGGCCTGTGGTGGGGCGCCTTCGCGCTGATCCCGCTGCGCCGGCTGCGGGACCGGGCCGTGGTCCGGGATCCGGGAGCGGCCCCGCCCGTCAGCGGCTGGAAGCAGCTCATCGCGACCCTCAAGGACATGCGGCGCTACCCGCTGACCCTGTCGTTCCTCCTCGCGTACCTGATCTACAACGACGGCGTGCAGACCGTCATCTCCCAGGCCTCCATCTACGGCAAGGAGGAGCTCCAGCTCGAGCAGGGCACTCTGATCGGGGCGGTGCTCCTGGTGCAGATCCTGGCGGTGGCCGGCGCCCTGGGCATGGGCCGCCTCGCGCGGATCTACGGAGCCAAGCGGACGATCCTGGGTTCGCTGGCGGCATGGGCGGTAACGCTCGCGGCCGGCTACTTCCTGCCGGCCCGGACCCCGGTCTGGTTCTTCGCGCTCGCCGCGATGATCGGGCTGGTACTGGGAGGCAGCCAGGCGCTGTCGCGTTCGCTGTTCTCGCATCTGGTGCCGGCGGGCAAGGAGGCCGAGTACTTCTCGGCGTACGAGATGAGCGACCGCGGTCTGAGCTGGGTGGGGCCGCTGGTGTTCGGCCTCACCTACCAGCTCACGGGCAGCTACCGGGACGCGATCATCTCGCTGGTGGTCTTCTTCGCACTGGGATTCGTGCTGCTGGCGCGAGTGCCGGTGCGGCGCGCGGTGGAGGCGGCAGGCAATCCTGTACCGGAGCGGATCTGA
- a CDS encoding RNA polymerase-binding protein RbpA, protein MSERALRGTRLVVTSYETDRGIDLAPRQAVEYACQNGHRFEMPFSVEAEIPPEWECKACGAMALLVDGDGPEEKKGKPARTHWDMLMERRTREELEEVLAERLAVLRSGAMNIAVHPRDSRKSA, encoded by the coding sequence ATGAGTGAGCGAGCTCTCCGCGGTACGCGCCTCGTGGTTACCAGCTACGAGACGGACCGCGGCATCGATCTGGCCCCGCGCCAGGCGGTGGAGTACGCATGCCAGAACGGACATCGATTTGAGATGCCGTTCTCGGTTGAGGCAGAAATTCCGCCGGAGTGGGAGTGCAAGGCGTGCGGCGCCATGGCACTCCTGGTGGACGGGGATGGGCCCGAAGAGAAGAAGGGCAAGCCTGCGCGAACGCACTGGGACATGCTCATGGAGCGACGCACCCGCGAGGAGCTGGAGGAAGTGCTGGCCGAAAGGCTTGCAGTCCTGCGTTCCGGCGCCATGAACATTGCCGTGCATCCGCGGGACAGCCGCAAGTCCGCCTGA
- the fxsA gene encoding FxsA family membrane protein, giving the protein MTTGISTAPRRRSPARTFLPLAIAAWLILEIWLLIVVAEAAGGLAVAALLAGGMVLGAVVIKRAGRRAFKNLAGTFQQAQQGQQPTPQQPGQGNGLTMLAGLLLMMPGLISDAAGLVLLLPPVRGWIGRRAARSLERKMASASAGSFGDAFQQARIHYPDGKVVQGEVIREDRPGQQDGPDAAYRPPLAP; this is encoded by the coding sequence ATGACGACCGGTATTTCCACGGCCCCCCGGCGGCGCTCGCCCGCCCGTACGTTCCTCCCCCTGGCCATCGCCGCCTGGCTGATCCTGGAGATCTGGCTGCTCATCGTGGTCGCCGAGGCGGCGGGCGGGCTCGCCGTGGCCGCGCTGCTGGCGGGCGGCATGGTCCTGGGCGCGGTGGTCATCAAGCGGGCCGGACGGCGAGCCTTCAAGAACCTGGCGGGCACCTTCCAGCAGGCCCAGCAGGGGCAGCAGCCCACCCCGCAGCAGCCCGGCCAGGGCAATGGCCTGACCATGCTGGCGGGCCTGCTCCTGATGATGCCGGGCCTGATCTCCGACGCGGCGGGCCTGGTCCTGCTGCTCCCGCCCGTCCGGGGCTGGATCGGCCGCAGGGCCGCCCGCTCGCTGGAGCGGAAGATGGCCTCGGCCTCCGCCGGCAGCTTCGGCGACGCCTTCCAGCAGGCCCGCATCCACTACCCCGACGGCAAGGTCGTCCAGGGCGAGGTCATCCGCGAGGACCGGCCGGGGCAGCAGGACGGCCCGGACGCGGCGTACCGCCCTCCGCTGGCTCCGTAG
- a CDS encoding polyprenol monophosphomannose synthase, with translation MSDGGQRAYGPLGTALVIIPTYNEAENIGLIVGRVRAAVPEAHILVADDNSPDGTGKLADELAIGDDHVHVLHRKGKEGLGAAYLAGFLWALDAGYGVIVEMDADGSHQPEELPRLLTALAGADLVLGSRWVPGGRVVNWPKSREFLSRGGSTYSRLMLNVPIRDVTGGYRAFRRETLEGLGLDEVASAGYCFQVDLARRAVKKGFRVVEVPITFVEREFGDSKMSKDIVVEALWRVTQWGIKAQASRLLGRESGKETGGA, from the coding sequence GTGAGCGACGGCGGACAGCGGGCCTACGGGCCGCTCGGTACGGCCTTGGTGATCATTCCGACCTACAACGAGGCGGAGAACATCGGGCTGATCGTCGGGCGCGTCCGCGCGGCGGTTCCCGAGGCACACATCCTGGTCGCCGACGACAACAGCCCCGATGGCACCGGCAAGCTTGCCGACGAGCTCGCGATCGGCGACGACCACGTCCACGTCCTGCACCGCAAGGGCAAGGAGGGGCTCGGCGCCGCCTACCTGGCGGGCTTCCTCTGGGCCCTGGACGCCGGCTACGGCGTGATCGTCGAGATGGACGCCGACGGTTCCCACCAGCCGGAGGAGCTGCCCCGCCTGCTCACCGCCCTGGCCGGCGCGGACCTGGTCCTCGGCTCCCGCTGGGTTCCGGGCGGCCGCGTCGTCAACTGGCCCAAGAGCCGGGAGTTCCTCTCGCGCGGCGGGTCCACGTACTCCCGGCTGATGCTGAACGTCCCGATCCGGGACGTCACCGGCGGCTACCGCGCCTTCCGCCGCGAGACCCTGGAGGGCCTGGGCCTGGACGAGGTGGCCTCGGCGGGCTACTGCTTCCAGGTCGACCTGGCCCGCAGGGCCGTGAAGAAGGGTTTCCGCGTGGTGGAGGTGCCCATCACCTTCGTCGAGCGTGAGTTCGGCGACAGCAAGATGAGCAAGGACATCGTGGTGGAGGCCCTGTGGCGGGTCACCCAGTGGGGCATCAAGGCCCAGGCGTCCCGGCTGCTGGGCCGGGAGAGCGGCAAGGAGACCGGCGGGGCCTGA